ACATGGAACTGAGACAACTACAATATGTACTGCAAATCGCAGCCGAAAAAAACTTCTCCCGTGCAGCGGACAAGCTGCACATTGCCCAACCATCACTCAGTCAGCAGCTTTCCAAGCTGGAAAAAGAGCTCGGTGTAATGCTGTTCCAGCGAAATACCAGCTCTGTTGAACTGACCTATGCTGGATCTAAATTCGTAGAGCAAGCTCAAATCATCATTGATGGCGTAGAACTGCTGCGACAAGAAATGTCTGATATTTCTGAATTGCGTACCGGGCGCGTCGTTGTAGGCAGTATGCCGATCACTGGTGCACATTTACTACCGCATGTACTTCCGGTTTTTAAACAAAATTACCCGGAAGTAGAAATCACTCTGCTCGAAGACTCCTCCATGAACCTAGAGAAGCTCACTGCGAGTGGTCAGACTGATTTGAGCCTGCTCTCATTGCCGCTCGAAATTCCAGCTCTTGCTTACGAAGAACTGGGTGAGGAAAGAATCGATCTTGCAGTCCCACCCGAACACCCGCTGGCTAAACGTAGCTTAGATGGAACTAAGACCTCTTTACAAGAACTAAAGGACGAGCCATTTATCGTACTTAAAGAAGGCCAAGGCTTCCGTAAAATGACTATGGATCT
This genomic stretch from Paenibacillus sp. FSL H7-0737 harbors:
- a CDS encoding LysR family transcriptional regulator, which encodes MELRQLQYVLQIAAEKNFSRAADKLHIAQPSLSQQLSKLEKELGVMLFQRNTSSVELTYAGSKFVEQAQIIIDGVELLRQEMSDISELRTGRVVVGSMPITGAHLLPHVLPVFKQNYPEVEITLLEDSSMNLEKLTASGQTDLSLLSLPLEIPALAYEELGEERIDLAVPPEHPLAKRSLDGTKTSLQELKDEPFIVLKEGQGFRKMTMDLCRNAGFEPKIVFESNNMETVQSLVATGMGVTLVPHFIARAPRSEFVPVYLPLTDPAPSRTLVVAYRRGRYLSKAAKAFVETFKSTVSELTEE